GGCTGATGTGCTCTATTATGTTTTCGATGACATTCTGGTGCTCCACGTCAACACTGGCTGTAGGTTCATCGAAGAGTATCACCTCGGGGGAGCATGCCAGCGCTCTCGCTATGGCCACCCTTTGCGTTTCACCCCCGGAGAGCCTGGATGCCTCAGCGTTTCTGAATTCCCACATGCCCACCAGTTCGAGATATTCTCTGACTGTGCTGTGGCGAGATTTTTTTGGCTGTTGCCGGATCTTCAAGGGATACTCCACATTGCTCCAGACGGTTCCCGTGAACATGATGGGCTGCTGCTGGACGAGCACCACCCGACGACGCAGTTTCTGCAAATTGTTTCTATTGAAGAGAACCCTTTTCCCTTGAAAGCGAATTTCACCGACAGTGGGCTGAGAGAGAAATGCCAGCACTTCCAGCAAAGTGGTCTTGCCCGCGCCATTGGGTCCCAGGAGCCCTATGGTTCTGCCCGCCTCCAGCGACAACTCACGGAGGTCCAGAACCGCACGATCGCCATACACCTTTTTCACTTCAAACAGTTCGTAGAGCACCGCTCTTGTTCAAGCCTCCGATGTTTCGGTTCTGCCCTGTACGTAGTTGAAAAGAAGGT
The window above is part of the Deltaproteobacteria bacterium genome. Proteins encoded here:
- a CDS encoding ATP-binding cassette domain-containing protein, translated to MLYELFEVKKVYGDRAVLDLRELSLEAGRTIGLLGPNGAGKTTLLEVLAFLSQPTVGEIRFQGKRVLFNRNNLQKLRRRVVLVQQQPIMFTGTVWSNVEYPLKIRQQPKKSRHSTVREYLELVGMWEFRNAEASRLSGGETQRVAIARALACSPEVILFDEPTASVDVEHQNVIENIIEHISRSQGISVIFSSHDMSQVSRLAQEIVFLFEGKRAPFPYENIFSGHVERRQDGSLCCAIQSGLHLRLREGSPGMVRLAINPRLLRVEGDAACLPPENTFAGRLLQLTEQKTMVRALVDVGLPISVLIPKQDFSPMRVGEKVWLNFPAESITII